From a single Nostoc sp. MS1 genomic region:
- a CDS encoding prepilin peptidase, whose product MDTLIVTLASMIVFALGASIGSFINVVVYRLPAGLSVLWPPSRCPHCLNQLKAYDNVPVFGWIWLKGRCRFCKSQISPRYPVVEAATGLIFLLIFFIFNVSIITIGYWTFCSWLLALSLIDLDTMTLPSPLTKSGLVLGLVYQIVVGYINEGSVSAIARHLMMGIVGAVLGLWLFDAIALLGIFLQKEAMGAGDAKLAAMMGAWLGWRYLLLAGFIACSLGALVGISAIMLSKRKWGQKIPFGPFLALGAFITLFGGKPILSAYLGLFF is encoded by the coding sequence ATGGATACTTTGATAGTTACCCTGGCGAGTATGATTGTTTTCGCCTTGGGTGCATCTATTGGCAGCTTTATTAATGTGGTAGTTTATCGATTACCGGCTGGCCTATCGGTTTTGTGGCCGCCTTCTCGTTGTCCTCACTGTTTAAACCAACTCAAAGCCTATGATAATGTGCCGGTTTTCGGTTGGATATGGTTAAAGGGACGATGCCGTTTTTGTAAAAGTCAGATTTCTCCGCGTTACCCTGTGGTGGAAGCCGCAACAGGGCTAATTTTTCTCCTCATATTTTTTATATTTAATGTTTCAATCATTACCATAGGTTATTGGACATTTTGTAGCTGGTTATTAGCATTATCCCTGATTGACCTGGATACTATGACCCTACCTAGCCCCTTAACTAAGTCGGGGTTGGTATTAGGGTTGGTTTATCAAATAGTTGTGGGATATATCAACGAAGGTAGCGTGTCAGCAATAGCTAGACATCTCATGATGGGGATAGTTGGGGCAGTATTAGGCTTATGGTTATTTGATGCGATCGCTCTTTTAGGTATTTTCCTACAAAAAGAAGCAATGGGTGCAGGAGATGCCAAACTCGCCGCCATGATGGGCGCGTGGTTAGGTTGGCGCTACTTGCTTCTGGCTGGGTTTATCGCCTGTTCATTAGGCGCATTAGTAGGTATTAGTGCCATCATGCTATCAAAACGCAAATGGGGGCAAAAAATCCCCTTCGGCCCCTTCTTAGCTTTAGGAGCGTTTATCACACTATTTGGTGGCAAGCCCATCTTATCTGCTTATTTAGGGTTATTTTTTTAG
- a CDS encoding chloride channel protein, protein MTLLPPTELRKVTEPPVFPTPSARLTHLVNRFQLSPETTVLFLAVLIGGGTGMGVVTFHYLIELIHHLMLENLMGAIGVWGAWTLALVPTLGGLIVGLMRWRTQDFGPGLSSLIAASEGGEIKGQLRPVTKMLAASVSLGSGASLGPEGPSVEIGANFGMLLSLILQVSQDRQRLLLGAGAAAGLAAGFNAPIAGVFFALEVVMGATSFATSAVSVVLLAAVVAALIAQIGLGAQPAFALPVYQVRSPLELPLYLGLGLSASVVSLAYKQSINWAKACFAGEVPGFNFLGKIPQPIHPIIGGVIIGIVALQFPQILGIGYGTVQAMLQDVKFSLDLLLILLVLKLLMTAISSGSGFVGGLFAPAMFLGASLGSAYAKILMLIAPGISEYMAAPPAYAMVGMAAVLAGSVRAPLTSILMLFELTRDYRIVLPLMAAVGLSVWLVERMKPVTNSNTNLQQIGLSIPKDQKLEILQQVLVEDAMLACPKKLPATMDIVEAAKEMLGDRTRSALVIDDAEKLVGILSLEDLNRNLSLWQNYPNLSSEIPGNLTSQTIIDVCTKEILYAWPDEPLSEAVDRMEVRGLYQLPVVARDNHDQILGLLDREQIALTCSLAVTRQTLSQLVN, encoded by the coding sequence ATGACTCTACTGCCTCCCACCGAGTTGAGGAAGGTAACGGAACCACCTGTTTTCCCTACACCTTCCGCCCGTCTTACACATCTAGTTAACCGTTTTCAACTTTCCCCAGAAACTACAGTATTGTTTTTAGCCGTACTCATTGGCGGTGGCACTGGTATGGGGGTGGTGACTTTTCACTATTTGATTGAGTTAATTCACCACCTCATGCTAGAAAATTTGATGGGTGCGATTGGTGTTTGGGGGGCTTGGACGTTAGCGCTGGTTCCCACGTTAGGGGGCTTGATAGTAGGCTTGATGCGTTGGCGCACTCAAGACTTTGGCCCTGGGCTATCTTCTCTCATTGCCGCTTCCGAGGGAGGAGAAATTAAGGGGCAATTACGCCCTGTCACCAAAATGTTAGCCGCTTCTGTTTCTTTGGGTAGCGGTGCTTCTTTAGGACCAGAGGGGCCGAGTGTGGAAATTGGCGCTAATTTTGGGATGTTATTGTCCTTAATATTACAAGTCTCCCAAGATCGGCAGCGTTTACTTTTGGGTGCGGGTGCGGCGGCTGGTTTGGCGGCAGGATTTAACGCACCGATCGCTGGGGTGTTTTTTGCTTTAGAAGTAGTAATGGGGGCAACATCTTTTGCGACTTCGGCTGTTAGTGTAGTGCTGTTAGCGGCGGTAGTAGCAGCTTTAATCGCCCAAATCGGTTTAGGCGCACAACCTGCTTTTGCTTTACCTGTTTACCAAGTCCGTAGCCCTCTAGAATTACCTCTTTACCTGGGTTTGGGGTTAAGTGCAAGTGTAGTTTCTCTGGCTTATAAACAATCAATTAACTGGGCAAAAGCTTGTTTTGCTGGTGAAGTTCCTGGGTTTAACTTTTTAGGGAAAATTCCCCAACCAATTCACCCTATTATCGGTGGTGTAATTATCGGTATAGTTGCTTTACAATTCCCACAAATTTTGGGTATTGGATATGGCACTGTGCAAGCAATGCTGCAAGATGTGAAATTTTCTCTAGATTTACTTCTAATATTATTAGTTCTCAAACTGCTGATGACAGCAATTAGTTCTGGTAGCGGTTTTGTGGGGGGTTTATTTGCGCCAGCGATGTTTTTGGGTGCTTCTTTAGGTTCAGCTTATGCCAAAATTCTCATGCTCATCGCCCCAGGAATTAGTGAATATATGGCAGCACCTCCGGCTTACGCAATGGTGGGGATGGCAGCTGTATTAGCTGGGAGTGTCAGAGCGCCGTTAACTTCAATTTTAATGCTGTTTGAACTCACCCGCGACTATCGCATCGTTTTACCTCTAATGGCAGCCGTGGGTTTAAGTGTTTGGTTAGTAGAAAGGATGAAACCCGTGACTAACTCTAATACCAACCTACAGCAAATTGGTCTTTCTATTCCGAAAGACCAAAAATTAGAAATTTTGCAGCAAGTTTTAGTAGAGGATGCGATGCTTGCTTGCCCCAAAAAGCTACCTGCAACTATGGACATTGTAGAAGCTGCTAAGGAAATGTTAGGCGATCGCACTCGCAGTGCTTTAGTTATAGATGATGCAGAAAAACTAGTCGGGATTCTCTCTCTAGAAGACCTCAATCGTAATCTTTCTCTATGGCAAAACTACCCGAATCTCTCTAGCGAAATTCCTGGTAATTTAACCAGTCAAACTATCATTGATGTCTGTACAAAAGAAATCCTCTATGCTTGGCCAGATGAACCTTTATCTGAAGCTGTAGACCGCATGGAAGTTAGAGGCTTGTATCAGTTACCCGTAGTAGCACGAGACAACCATGACCAGATTCTCGGCTTGCTAGATAGGGAGCAAATTGCATTAACATGCAGTTTAGCCGTTACACGTCAAACACTTTCTCAGTTAGTTAATTAG
- the argJ gene encoding bifunctional ornithine acetyltransferase/N-acetylglutamate synthase produces MADWQEVSGGVTAPKGYQAAGITAGLKPSGLPDLALIVSDVEAIASGVFTTSHVKAACVDYCRQRLQAKQIARAILCNAGQANAATGIQGIKDAQESAELLAKELNISPELILLASTGVIGQRIKMDALRNGIPQVVASLSPTGSDAAAGAIITTDLVTKSIALETTIGERPVRIGGIAKGSGMIHPNMATMLAFVTCDAAVSPHLWQQMLTRAADRSFNSITVDGDTSTNDSLIALANGQSRTPAITDIGVESEKLEAMLTAVCQHLAKAIARDGEGATCLVEVQVTGAHDEQAARQIAKTIAGSSLVKSAIFGRDPNWGRIAAAAGRAGVVFEQENLQIKLGGFLLLENGQPLPFDRAAASAYLKQAAAGAYLQQDTVLISVNIGNGHATGKAWGCDLSYDYVKINAEYTT; encoded by the coding sequence ATGGCAGACTGGCAAGAAGTGAGCGGAGGCGTGACAGCACCAAAAGGTTATCAGGCGGCAGGAATTACAGCCGGGCTAAAACCTTCGGGGTTGCCAGATTTAGCGTTGATTGTGTCAGATGTAGAAGCGATCGCATCTGGTGTATTTACAACTAGTCATGTAAAAGCAGCTTGTGTAGATTACTGTCGTCAACGTTTACAAGCCAAGCAAATCGCCCGTGCCATTCTCTGCAACGCCGGACAAGCCAACGCTGCTACAGGTATCCAAGGTATTAAGGATGCTCAAGAAAGCGCCGAGTTATTAGCAAAAGAGCTAAATATTTCCCCCGAATTAATTCTATTGGCTTCCACTGGCGTAATTGGTCAACGAATTAAAATGGATGCTTTACGTAATGGCATTCCTCAAGTAGTAGCATCCCTTTCACCCACAGGTTCCGATGCCGCAGCAGGGGCAATTATCACCACAGATTTAGTCACAAAATCCATTGCTCTAGAAACAACTATAGGTGAACGTCCAGTCCGCATTGGTGGTATCGCTAAAGGTTCAGGAATGATTCACCCTAACATGGCAACGATGCTGGCTTTTGTAACCTGTGATGCGGCAGTTTCCCCCCATCTTTGGCAACAAATGTTAACCAGGGCAGCAGATAGAAGCTTTAACTCCATCACTGTAGATGGGGATACCAGCACTAACGACAGTTTAATTGCCCTAGCCAACGGTCAATCTCGCACTCCAGCAATTACTGATATTGGTGTAGAGTCGGAAAAATTAGAAGCCATGCTAACAGCAGTATGCCAGCATTTAGCCAAAGCGATCGCGCGTGATGGTGAAGGTGCAACCTGTTTAGTAGAAGTGCAAGTTACAGGCGCACATGATGAACAAGCAGCTAGACAAATCGCCAAAACTATCGCAGGTTCATCATTAGTTAAGTCTGCAATCTTTGGTCGTGATCCCAATTGGGGGCGCATCGCCGCCGCCGCCGGGCGTGCAGGCGTTGTCTTCGAGCAAGAGAATTTGCAAATCAAGCTAGGCGGCTTTTTACTATTAGAAAATGGCCAACCCCTCCCCTTTGACCGCGCAGCCGCCAGCGCATATTTAAAACAAGCCGCCGCAGGTGCTTATCTTCAACAAGATACCGTGTTAATTTCCGTCAACATCGGTAATGGTCACGCCACTGGTAAAGCTTGGGGATGCGATTTAAGTTATGACTATGTGAAGATTAATGCTGAGTATACGACTTAG
- a CDS encoding HD domain-containing protein yields MTKLTDKFESALVYATRLHARQTRKISGVPYIAHLLSVAALVLEAGGTEEEAIAALLHDSIEDQGGKSTREEVGRFFGEAVVAIVDGCTECDTEPKPPWMERKQRYLTNLRHASPSIRRVSLADKLHNARSLLADYQLRGSSIWSEFKAGSEGTLWFYRELQQIYTETGSDWMTEEFIRVVQELEQKK; encoded by the coding sequence ATGACAAAACTAACTGATAAATTTGAGTCGGCGTTGGTTTATGCTACTCGTCTTCATGCTAGGCAAACTCGGAAGATTAGTGGTGTACCTTATATAGCGCATTTGTTGAGTGTGGCAGCTTTGGTACTGGAGGCTGGGGGAACGGAGGAGGAAGCGATCGCTGCCTTATTACACGATAGTATTGAAGACCAAGGGGGTAAGTCTACTCGTGAGGAGGTGGGGCGATTTTTTGGTGAGGCGGTAGTAGCTATAGTTGATGGTTGCACTGAATGCGATACTGAACCGAAACCACCTTGGATGGAACGCAAGCAAAGATATTTAACTAACCTACGTCATGCCTCACCCTCTATCCGGCGAGTATCTTTAGCCGATAAGCTACACAATGCACGTTCTTTACTCGCCGACTATCAACTACGGGGTAGTAGCATCTGGAGCGAGTTTAAAGCAGGTAGCGAAGGTACTTTGTGGTTTTACAGAGAGTTACAGCAAATATACACAGAAACAGGCTCAGATTGGATGACAGAGGAATTTATCCGAGTTGTTCAAGAACTCGAACAAAAAAAATAA
- a CDS encoding recombinase family protein, producing the protein MKIIAYTYTDPLLDASPIQTNWEWEVERVYEDLGARSQLQQLFIDCQSQSCNFLIVRRLEELGDDLEEVSDRLNQLEAMGVEIIATQQGYNSETSYLRADLLKLLQEIQRQQRSRRIRQGHARNRLDAAPPPGKAPYGYRRGKDKYILDRSTAPVVKDFFDNFLLYSSLRGAVRYLAKKYGKKISVTTGKRWLTNPVYRGDTAYQNQEIISDTHTPIISREEAAQVDRLLRRNSRLPSRSASAPRSLAGLVVCQQCQSHMTVTRVTQRHQDKEYLYLRPINCPQSPKCKAIAYQEILECTIAKVCNDLPLAVAGINFPQLDTVKNSLKEAIAHQQQILQQIPNLVETGVLDTQTAKLRTYKLRTEISTLQAKLATLPPVNLLSVAQAVSLPQFWLDLSESERRFYFREFIKQIEIIRQDQRWDLQVVFIF; encoded by the coding sequence ATGAAAATAATTGCCTACACTTACACTGATCCGCTACTTGATGCTTCTCCCATACAAACTAATTGGGAGTGGGAGGTGGAACGGGTGTATGAGGATTTGGGAGCGCGATCGCAATTACAACAATTATTTATTGATTGTCAGTCCCAATCTTGTAATTTCTTGATTGTACGACGTTTGGAAGAATTGGGGGATGATTTAGAAGAAGTTAGCGATCGCCTTAATCAATTAGAAGCTATGGGTGTAGAAATCATTGCTACTCAACAAGGTTACAACTCAGAAACTTCTTATCTACGTGCTGATTTGCTGAAGTTATTACAAGAAATTCAACGTCAACAACGTAGCCGCCGCATCCGTCAAGGACACGCCCGTAATCGTCTTGATGCTGCGCCGCCTCCTGGTAAAGCACCTTATGGCTATCGCAGAGGTAAGGATAAATATATCCTTGATCGCAGTACGGCTCCAGTAGTTAAAGATTTTTTTGACAACTTCTTACTTTATAGTTCTCTGCGGGGTGCAGTCCGTTACTTAGCTAAAAAATATGGTAAGAAAATATCTGTTACAACTGGTAAGCGTTGGTTAACTAATCCTGTTTATCGTGGTGATACTGCTTATCAAAATCAGGAAATTATTTCTGATACCCACACTCCCATCATTTCTAGAGAAGAAGCTGCCCAAGTTGATAGACTCTTACGCCGTAATAGCCGCTTACCCTCTCGCAGCGCCAGTGCGCCACGTTCCTTAGCTGGTTTAGTGGTTTGTCAGCAGTGTCAGTCACACATGACAGTTACCCGTGTTACTCAACGTCATCAAGATAAAGAGTATCTTTACTTACGTCCGATTAACTGTCCGCAAAGTCCTAAGTGTAAAGCTATTGCTTATCAAGAAATTTTAGAATGTACAATTGCCAAGGTTTGCAACGATTTACCTTTGGCAGTAGCAGGGATAAATTTTCCCCAATTAGATACAGTTAAGAATAGTTTAAAAGAAGCGATCGCCCATCAGCAACAGATACTACAACAGATACCAAATTTAGTAGAAACTGGTGTTTTAGATACCCAAACAGCCAAGTTAAGAACTTACAAACTCCGTACAGAAATTTCTACACTACAAGCAAAATTAGCAACGCTTCCGCCAGTCAATTTATTATCTGTTGCACAGGCAGTTTCTCTTCCTCAATTTTGGTTAGATTTATCAGAATCCGAACGCAGATTTTACTTTCGAGAATTTATTAAGCAGATTGAAATTATACGTCAAGATCAACGTTGGGATTTACAAGTAGTTTTTATTTTTTAG
- a CDS encoding NIL domain-containing protein: MASDKTLTNKRIRLRIPKDYHQEPVISRLVSEYGLTVNIAAAILGANAVGDGWFDLDLQGTDAQIKSGLNYLQELELEVWDETKVGNW; the protein is encoded by the coding sequence ATGGCTAGTGACAAAACGCTTACCAATAAAAGGATTCGATTACGGATTCCTAAAGACTATCACCAGGAACCTGTAATTTCTCGCCTAGTATCAGAATATGGTTTGACTGTAAATATTGCTGCGGCGATTTTAGGAGCCAATGCTGTTGGCGATGGTTGGTTTGATTTGGATTTACAAGGTACAGATGCACAAATTAAAAGTGGGCTGAACTATCTACAAGAATTAGAGTTGGAAGTTTGGGATGAAACCAAAGTAGGTAATTGGTAA
- a CDS encoding ArnT family glycosyltransferase, with protein MQEGSFIWGHLERQHRAVDKWIDGLWLVVLLIAALLLFSVNLGGLPLQDWNEGTVAQIAKEIARESFDSLRWLYPTLRGEAYYHTPPLMHILIAWAYSLGGVNEWTTRLPGAILTAFSVPLLYCLGRELFRQRWAAIYSALIYLTMLPVVRYGRLAMLDGAVVSFLLVMMLCVLRSRRDLRYCLGIGLSLGLICLTQGLSGLLLGVVVLVFLFWDTPRLLNSYYLWIAIAIGLLPVTGWYGAQLLHYGADFAYNGLLIPFQEQIGILSSKDTQPPWFYLLELFKWTWPWLIFLPQTAKLLWENRNLSWARLILVWSGVYLILISLMSAKLACYIFPIYPSLALAFGAQLAEIENLPLLSSYPRGWVAGLSMLAVVASALSIHFSWGIASKTDLQLIFAAIALTMIMGAILAERGDGQFLKILFWGSYISLLLLMKSNYWVWEIWQAYPVKPVAGMIQQVNPPVKQVYTSFPYHRPSLDFYSDRHIIPVSTQELQYRWRYDRQPYLLINTADLKRLQLDSIKPLAKAEDWVLITKETNRL; from the coding sequence ATGCAGGAAGGAAGCTTTATTTGGGGTCATCTAGAAAGACAGCACCGTGCAGTTGACAAATGGATTGATGGCTTATGGCTAGTGGTGTTGCTGATTGCAGCATTACTACTGTTTAGCGTTAATCTAGGAGGATTACCCCTACAAGATTGGAATGAGGGAACTGTCGCCCAAATTGCTAAGGAGATAGCGCGAGAATCTTTTGATTCTCTACGTTGGCTTTATCCTACCCTAAGAGGGGAAGCTTATTATCACACACCGCCTCTGATGCACATCCTCATTGCCTGGGCTTACTCTTTAGGGGGTGTGAATGAATGGACGACACGTTTACCAGGAGCAATTTTAACTGCTTTTTCCGTACCATTACTGTATTGTCTTGGTAGAGAATTATTTAGGCAACGCTGGGCAGCAATTTATAGTGCCTTAATCTATCTAACAATGCTTCCCGTAGTCCGTTATGGACGGTTGGCAATGTTAGATGGGGCGGTGGTGAGTTTCTTGTTGGTGATGATGCTGTGTGTGTTGCGATCGCGGCGAGATTTACGCTACTGTCTGGGTATTGGTTTGAGTTTGGGGTTGATTTGCCTGACTCAAGGATTATCAGGTTTGTTGTTAGGTGTAGTTGTCTTAGTATTTTTATTTTGGGATACACCAAGATTACTTAATAGTTATTATCTATGGATAGCGATCGCCATTGGATTATTGCCTGTAACTGGTTGGTATGGCGCACAACTACTACATTACGGTGCTGATTTTGCTTACAACGGTTTACTCATTCCATTTCAAGAACAAATCGGCATACTTAGCAGCAAGGATACTCAACCACCTTGGTTTTATCTCCTCGAACTCTTCAAGTGGACTTGGCCTTGGTTAATCTTCTTACCCCAAACTGCCAAGTTACTATGGGAAAATCGTAATCTTAGCTGGGCAAGGCTCATACTTGTATGGAGTGGAGTTTACCTAATTCTGATTTCTTTAATGAGTGCTAAACTCGCTTGCTATATCTTTCCCATTTACCCCAGCCTTGCCTTAGCTTTCGGCGCACAATTAGCAGAGATAGAAAACTTACCTTTACTATCATCTTATCCCCGTGGTTGGGTAGCCGGGTTATCAATGCTGGCTGTAGTTGCTTCCGCTCTCAGCATTCACTTTAGTTGGGGTATAGCCTCAAAAACAGACTTACAATTAATTTTTGCCGCCATAGCGTTAACGATGATTATGGGCGCAATTTTAGCAGAACGAGGCGATGGACAATTCCTCAAGATATTGTTTTGGGGAAGTTATATTTCGTTGTTATTGTTGATGAAATCTAACTATTGGGTTTGGGAAATCTGGCAAGCCTACCCAGTCAAACCCGTAGCTGGGATGATACAGCAAGTAAACCCACCCGTAAAGCAAGTTTACACATCATTTCCCTATCATCGCCCCTCATTGGACTTTTATAGCGATCGCCATATCATTCCCGTTTCCACTCAAGAATTGCAATATCGTTGGCGCTACGACAGACAGCCATACTTACTCATCAACACCGCCGACTTAAAACGCCTGCAATTAGACTCCATCAAACCACTCGCCAAAGCAGAAGACTGGGTATTAATTACCAAAGAAACTAATCGGTTGTAA
- the accD gene encoding acetyl-CoA carboxylase, carboxyltransferase subunit beta has translation MANNEESRGLKSLFDWFANRRKAGATNPERQEREIADGLWHKCPKCGVLTYTKDLRANQMVCVECGHHNRVDSDERIRQLTDPNTWRPMDENLRATDPLQFRDRKAYSDRLREMEDKLGLLDAVKTGLGQINGLPIALAVMDFRFMGGSMGSVVGEKITRLIEQATQRRYPVVIVCTSGGARMQEGMLSLMQMAKISAALERHRDARLLYIPVLTNPTTGGVTASFAMLGDIIIAEPKATIGFAGRRVIEQTLREKLPEDFQSAEDLLKHGFVDDIVPRTQLKTTLAQLIALHQPVPTTPPMVLWETTMSLSSTAAE, from the coding sequence ATGGCAAACAACGAAGAATCACGCGGTTTAAAGTCTCTATTTGATTGGTTTGCAAACCGACGTAAAGCTGGAGCAACCAACCCCGAACGCCAAGAACGTGAAATTGCTGATGGGTTGTGGCATAAGTGTCCTAAATGTGGCGTATTAACCTATACAAAAGACCTACGAGCCAATCAAATGGTTTGTGTCGAATGTGGACATCATAATCGGGTAGATAGTGATGAGCGCATCCGCCAATTGACAGACCCAAATACTTGGAGGCCGATGGATGAAAATCTCCGGGCTACCGATCCTTTGCAGTTCCGCGATCGCAAAGCCTATAGCGATCGCCTGCGGGAAATGGAAGATAAACTTGGTTTATTAGATGCTGTAAAAACTGGTTTAGGACAAATCAACGGCTTACCCATTGCCTTGGCTGTCATGGATTTCCGCTTTATGGGCGGTAGTATGGGTTCAGTCGTAGGCGAAAAAATCACCCGCCTCATTGAACAAGCCACCCAACGCCGTTATCCAGTAGTCATTGTCTGCACCTCCGGCGGAGCCAGAATGCAGGAAGGTATGCTTTCTCTGATGCAGATGGCGAAAATTTCTGCCGCGTTAGAACGTCACCGCGATGCTCGATTACTTTATATCCCTGTATTGACCAATCCCACAACAGGCGGCGTAACTGCCAGCTTTGCCATGTTGGGAGACATCATCATAGCAGAACCAAAAGCCACCATTGGTTTTGCTGGTCGGCGCGTAATTGAGCAAACCCTACGAGAAAAACTGCCAGAAGACTTCCAATCGGCAGAAGACTTGCTCAAGCACGGCTTTGTCGATGACATTGTACCCCGTACCCAATTAAAGACCACCTTAGCTCAACTAATAGCTCTACATCAGCCTGTACCTACAACCCCTCCTATGGTGCTGTGGGAGACGACGATGAGTCTTAGTTCCACAGCTGCTGAATAA
- a CDS encoding Uma2 family endonuclease: METIVLNLKAIAHLTDEQFYQLCVANHDLSLEMSAAGELIIVPPVGGESGNQEAELITDLEIWNRQTKLGKVFSSSTIFILPNGAKRSPDAAWVKLKRWEALTPEQRQKFPPLVPDFLIELRSATNRLTNIQQKMQEYTENGLRLGWLMNLQDAQVEIYRLGKAVEVIQIPAILSGEDVLPGFELQV, from the coding sequence ATGGAAACTATTGTGCTGAATTTAAAAGCGATCGCTCATTTAACCGATGAGCAATTTTATCAGTTATGTGTTGCTAATCATGATTTAAGCCTAGAAATGAGTGCAGCCGGGGAGTTAATTATTGTGCCACCAGTAGGAGGAGAAAGCGGAAATCAAGAGGCTGAACTCATCACCGATTTAGAAATTTGGAATCGTCAAACTAAATTAGGCAAGGTTTTTAGTTCTTCCACTATTTTTATCCTCCCCAATGGTGCAAAGCGATCGCCTGATGCAGCTTGGGTAAAATTAAAACGATGGGAAGCGTTGACACCAGAACAACGTCAAAAATTTCCGCCACTTGTACCAGATTTTCTGATTGAACTGCGTTCGGCGACAAACAGGTTGACAAATATTCAACAGAAGATGCAGGAATATACAGAAAATGGTCTACGCTTGGGTTGGTTGATGAATCTTCAAGATGCCCAAGTAGAAATTTATCGATTAGGCAAGGCTGTAGAAGTTATACAAATACCCGCTATTCTTTCTGGGGAAGATGTATTACCTGGATTTGAGTTGCAGGTGTAG
- a CDS encoding VOC family protein produces the protein MQITQSLHTAILVTNLEKSEHFYGQVLGLSKIDRSLKYPGAWYQVGNYQIHLIVASDVPTDNPNDKWGRNPHVAFSVADLEAAKQELLSQNYPIQPSASGRPALFTQDPDGNIIELSQQ, from the coding sequence ATGCAGATTACCCAAAGTCTCCATACAGCCATTCTCGTCACAAATTTGGAAAAGTCTGAACATTTTTACGGTCAAGTATTGGGATTATCCAAAATCGACCGTTCATTAAAATATCCAGGTGCATGGTATCAAGTGGGTAACTATCAAATTCATCTCATAGTTGCGTCAGATGTACCCACCGACAACCCCAACGATAAATGGGGACGCAACCCCCATGTTGCTTTTTCTGTCGCCGACTTAGAAGCAGCCAAGCAAGAGTTACTCAGTCAAAATTATCCCATTCAACCCAGCGCCTCCGGTCGCCCAGCTTTGTTTACACAAGACCCTGATGGGAATATTATCGAGTTGAGTCAGCAGTGA
- the leuB gene encoding 3-isopropylmalate dehydrogenase produces MTQNYRITLLPGDGIGPEIMAVAVDVLKVVGQQFDILFDFQEALIGGAAIDATGEPLPAATLETCRNSDAVLLAAIGGYKWDSLPSHQRPEAGLLGLRAGLGLFANLRPAQILPQLIDASTLKREVVEGVDIMVVRELTGGIYFGKPKGIFETETGEKRGVNTMVYSESEIDRIGRVAFETARKRRGKLCSVDKANVLEVSQLWRDRITKLSQEYPDVELSHLYVDNAAMQLVRAPKQFDTIVTGNLFGDILSDAAAMLTGSIGMLPSASLGASGPGVFEPVHGSAPDIAGLDKANPLAQVLSAAMMLRYALDQPKAADKIEQAVLQVLEQGDRTGDIMSVGMNLLGCRAMGDSLITALEKE; encoded by the coding sequence ATGACTCAGAACTACCGAATTACCCTACTTCCTGGCGATGGTATTGGCCCTGAAATTATGGCAGTGGCGGTAGATGTGCTGAAAGTCGTAGGGCAGCAATTCGATATTTTGTTTGATTTCCAAGAAGCTTTAATTGGCGGTGCAGCAATTGACGCTACTGGCGAACCTCTACCAGCCGCTACTTTAGAAACTTGCCGCAACAGTGATGCTGTATTACTCGCCGCTATTGGTGGTTACAAGTGGGACTCCCTACCCTCGCACCAACGCCCAGAAGCGGGTTTATTAGGACTACGCGCTGGCTTAGGGTTATTTGCGAATTTACGCCCAGCCCAAATTTTACCCCAGTTAATTGATGCTTCTACCTTAAAGCGGGAAGTTGTGGAAGGGGTAGATATTATGGTGGTGCGCGAACTCACTGGGGGAATTTACTTTGGCAAACCCAAGGGGATTTTTGAAACTGAGACTGGTGAGAAACGCGGTGTCAATACGATGGTTTATAGTGAATCAGAAATTGACAGAATTGGTAGGGTAGCTTTTGAGACGGCGCGGAAACGTCGGGGTAAACTTTGCTCGGTGGATAAAGCCAATGTATTAGAAGTATCTCAATTGTGGCGCGATCGCATTACCAAACTTTCCCAAGAATACCCCGATGTGGAACTCTCACATCTATATGTAGATAATGCAGCTATGCAGTTAGTACGTGCGCCTAAGCAATTCGATACTATCGTCACAGGTAATTTATTCGGTGATATCCTCTCTGATGCGGCCGCTATGCTCACGGGTAGTATCGGTATGTTACCTTCCGCTAGTCTTGGCGCATCGGGGCCGGGAGTGTTTGAACCAGTCCACGGTTCTGCTCCAGATATCGCCGGACTTGATAAAGCCAACCCCCTCGCCCAAGTGTTGAGTGCGGCGATGATGTTACGCTACGCCTTAGACCAACCCAAAGCAGCAGACAAAATCGAACAAGCTGTATTACAAGTTCTAGAGCAAGGCGATCGCACAGGCGATATAATGTCAGTGGGTATGAATCTTTTAGGTTGCCGGGCAATGGGTGACTCGCTTATAACTGCCTTAGAAAAAGAATAA